The DNA window ATTTTTCTTCGCGAACACCTTTGCGATGATGTCACCGGCGCGGACGCGGGCGTCGCCCTCGAACACGATGAAGCGCCACGGCGTCAGCTTGCCGTGGTCGGGTACCCGCGCCCCGATAGTGAGAATGGTGTCGAGATCGGCCGGCGAGGGGCCGGGGCCGCTCATCTCGCGCGGTTTTACCGAACGGCGGACCTTCAGAAGTTCTATGGCGTCAGGCACGACAATTTCCTTAACATCGAGTAGCCGGAAGACTGCCAGAGCAGATAGGACGCAAACGGACGAGCGGAAGCCAATTTAGATCGATTGTGAATGATCAAGCCACCGCCTGCGCCCGCTTTACATCAGGCGGCGTGGCTTCCTCGACCAGCGCCGCCAGCGCTGCCTCGGTCGACATCACCGTCTGCCCGTCGCTACCGAGCCGACGCACCGAGACCGAATGCGTCTCCGCTTCCTTCTTGCCGACCACCAGCAGCGCCGGGATCTTCGCCAGCGAGTGCTCGCGGACCTTGTAGTTGATCTTCTCGTTGCGAAGGTCGAGCTCGACGCGCAGTCCCGCGCGCCGCGCCGCCGCCGCGACCACCTTGGCGTACTCGTCGCCCTCCGAGGTGATGGTGGTGACGACCGCCTGCACCGGCGCCAGCCATAGCGGGAAATTGCCGGCGAAGTGCTCGATCAGGATGCCGATGAAGCGCTCGATCGAGCCGCAGATCGCACGGTGCACCATGACCGGTGCTTTCTTCGAACCGTCGGCGTCGATGTAGAACGCGCCAAATCGCTCCGGCAGGTTGAAGTCGACCTGCGTGGTGCCGCATTGCCAGTCACGGCCGATGGCATCGCGCAGCACATATTCGAATTTGGGGCCGTAGAACGCGCCTTCGCCGGGATTGATCGCGGTCTTGATACGGTGGTTGTGGCCCTGCGCCTCGATCTGCGACAGCACGGTGGCCATCACGCGCTCGGCATGATCCCACATCTCGTCGGTGCCGACGCGCTTTTCGGGCCGGGTCGAAAGCTTCACCGTGAGATCGCCCGTGAAGCCGAAATCCGCATAGGTCGACAGGATAAGATCGTTGATCTTCAGGCATTCCTCGGCGAGCTGCGCTTCCGTGCAGAACACATGCGCGTCGTCCTGGGTAAACCCGCGGACCCGCATCAGGCCGTGCATGGCGCCGGATGGTTCATAGCGGTGCACGACACCGAATTCCGCCAGCCGCAGCGGCAGATCGCGATAGCTTTTCAAGCCGTGCTTGAAGATCTGCACGTGGCCGGGACAGTTCATCGGCTTCAACGCAAACCAGCGCTTGTCCTCGGCCTCATCGCCGGCGGATTGCGCCGCGAACATGTTTTCGCGATACCAGTCCCAATGGCCTGAGGTTTCCCACAGCGACTTGTCGAGAATCTGCGGCGCGTTGACCTCGCTGTAATCGCCGGTCAGGCGCCGGCGCATATAGGCGATCAGCGCCTGGAAGATGGTCCAGCCCTTGGGGTGCCAGAACACCACGCCGGGGCCTTCTTCCTGGAAATGAAACAGATCGAGCTCGCGGCCGAGCCTGCGGTGGTCGCGCTTCTCGGCCTCCTCGATCTGCTTCAGATAGGCGTCGAGTTCTTCCTGTTTTGCGAACGCCGTGCCGTAGATCCGCGTCAGCATCGGATTGTTGCTGTCGCCGCGCCAATAGGCGCCCGCGACCTTCATCAGCTTGAACGCATTGCCGATCTTGCCGGTCGACGTCATGTGCGGCCCGCGGCACAGATCGAACCAGTCACCCTGGAAGTAGATCTTGATCGGCTCATTGCCGGGAATGGCGTCAACCAGCTCGACCTTGAAGTTCTCGCCCTTGTCGCGGAACACCTGTTTTGTCTTCTCGCGATCCCACACTTCCTTGGTGAAGGGCTTATCGCGCGCGACGATCTCGCGCATTTTCTTTTCGATCGCGGCGAAATCCTCCGGCGTGAATGGTTCGTTGCGGAAGAAGTCGTAATAGAAGCCGTTCTCGATCACGGGACCGATCGTGACCTGCGTGCCCGGCCACAGCGACTGCACCGCCTCGGCCAGCACATGGGCGGCGTCATGCCGGATCAATTCCAGCGCGCGGGCGTCGTCGCGGTTGATGAACTCGATTTTCGCATCGTGGCCGATCGGATCGGTGAGATCGGCGACCACGCCGTCCAATGCCATCGCCACGGTGCGCTTGGCCAGCGAGGGCGAAATGCCCTTGGCAATCTCGAGTCCGGTGATGTCCCTGGGGAATTCGCGCGTTGCGCCGTCGGGAAAGGTGACGGCAATTTTTTGTGACGCTTCGGCCGGTTTCAGATTCGTGAGGCTGTACTTGAAGTCGGACATGGCGGTCTCCTGTAGCTCACTCCTGCGAACGAGCGCAGGTAAGCGGAAAGCAGGGGTATAGCAGGGGATTCGCGGCCTGCAACCGGCAAAAAGCACGGTTTTCGCAGGCTGTGCGCCATCGGTGTAGAAGGAATAGGCCTGCTCGTAGTAGTTGCGGCACGGAGGTTCATTGTCTAGCTTTGTCGCGCTCCGCTCCTTCCCGCATATCCTCAGCCATCCACATGATCCACCGCGTCCTGCTTGCCGCAGCCCTGTCGCTGATCCCCGGAGTGGTGCGAGCCAAGCCGCCCGCGGTCGATGCCGCGTTTGCACCGAAGCTGATCATCTACCCTGCCAAGGGCGCCGCAAACGCGTGCGGTCCCGGTTGTGACCGCTGGATTGCGGTTGAAGGCCGGATCGATCAGGACGCCGCCTCGCGCATTCGCCGTTTCCTGCTGAAAGTGAAGGACACGCAACGCCCGATCTATTTTCATTCGCCGGGCGGTGTGGTCGGACAATCCTTCCTGATCGGGCGCTTGCTGCGTAGCCGGAAGGCCGTGGCGCGGATCGGACGAACAATCGTTACAGCCTGCGGCGCAGCAACACAGGTCGATGACGCCTGCCTCAAGATCAAGACCGGAGGCGGCGAAGTTGAGGCCGAGATCGTCACTCGGTATGCCATGTGCAATTCCGCCTGCAGCTATCTGTTTCTCGGCGCGACGACGCGCGAGGTGGCTCCCGACGCTGCAATGGCTGTCCATAATTCCAAGCTGACCATGATCTTTCACGGGCATCCCTCGGCACAGCAGATTGCGGCTTTTACCGAGCGCAGCACGGTCAAAGCCGATCGCGAGAGAGCATCGTTCATTGCGGCGATGGGTATCAGCCACGAGCTTACCGATCTCGTCAGAACCGTGAAATTCGAGAGCCTGCACATATTGACCCGACCGGAGCTTTACCGTTTCGGGATCGATACGCGGCCCACCGTCGAAACCGCCTGGAGGCTGGAAGGCGCGGCGCGTCCGTATGTCCGCAAGATCGTCCTTGCGAAGAAGGATGACAGTCAATCGTTTCGAACGATGGAATGGCGGTTGTTCTGCGAGAACAAGGATCGTGCCCGGTTGATGTTTGTTCGGGAATTCGATCAGGGCGGCGCCGCCGTGAATTCGGTGATCATGATAGCGGGTTCTGAAAAGCCCGTGATCTTCGGCAAATTTCCCGCGCGGACAGGAACGTACGAGGTGTGGAGCGAGACGATCGCGTCGGACACCATGAAGGCTGTGCTGGCCGCCTCTCATCTGCAGATCGGCGAGGGGGCGTCAATGTCGGAAGGCAAGACCAGCCTTGCGACATTTGACATCGACACAAATGGCATGGAGGCGGCGTGGACGCAGTTCCTGGCGTCGTGTCCAGCCGCGCCGGCCAATGCGAAGTCAGTGATCGCGTCTCCCGGTCTTACCTTCAGCCCGGCACAGTAACGGGCGCGATGGGGCAATGACGGCTGGCCAGGTATTTAGATGCAATTGCATTGGAGTCGGCGTCTGCTAATAGGGGGCGGTGAAGCGCTACGTGGATGTTTCTGGCGCCGGCAGGGCGGTATGTTATATGCGGCGCGATCTGTTATATGGCGCCGGTTATATGTTGATGAGTTTTGTCGCGCTGGCGCTGCCGACGGTGAACTAAATCGCGTGCCGGACAAAAACGAGGTGAGGTTATATGAGACTAATGCTGGCGATCGTCGCGGTGCTCTATTCGGCCACTGCCATGGCTCAAGGGAGTCCGCCGCCGACGATCGGGGGAAAACCGCTAGTACAGGTGAAGCCGCACGGTGCGCCTGCGCCGGCAAAACCGACGTCGATTGCGGGCAAGCTGCAAGCCTGCCTGGACATCGACGATGGGACGAAAGGCCGACTGGATTGCTACGACGCGATCTTCCCGCCCAAGCCAAATCCGAAGGCGCCGGCTGCGCAGCGCGTCGCGGATTGCCGTCTTACCAAGGAAGAAGACGACCGGCTGGCTTGCTACAACGGGTTCGCGGAGAAGATACCGAAATTCTGATCTGCGGGATTTCGCGATAGCCGGCGCCTCCTGAATCGTTCTCACGAGGCGCTGGCCCCGCGGATGAAATCTCGCCGCGCGAAGATCGTTTCGTGAAGGGAGCGGCTGTCAGTCGCCGATGCGGGTCAATATCGCCTTGAAGGAAACGCCGGGCAGTTGCAGCGCTTCACCCTCGAAGTCGAACATATCGTCGTCGGTTTGCCTGCCCTTGAGCATTAGCGTGATCATGTCGATTCCGAACAACGGCTTGAACCCGGGATCCGCGTTGTGGCGCAGCGTCGATAGTTTGACATGAATGTCGTCGTCCGTGCCGGTGTAGTTTCCGATAAAGGCAAATCCGGAATTGCCACCGCGAATTTTGCCGTCGATGGCGTACACCACGCCGCTGCCGCTGCCGTGGACGGTATGAAACTCAACTTTGTATAAACCTTGCCGCAACCTGCATCCCCGGCGGTTCAAGAATTTTCCGAGTTGTACTTTATGGTTCGGATACGCGCCGAACAATCCCGCGCAAAAGAAAATGCGCGGCCATCAACACCGCAATTTAATTATGGAACCGGCGCGAGATTTACGGGCTGTGAAGGCCGCGATTATTGACCCGCCGGCGATGTGGAACTCGCTGCAATCCTCGTCAGCGCAGGTGAAGCAGCCATCTTCTCCAACACCTCCTCGACGGGATTCTTCGTCCAGGCGTGCGTGACATAATCACGATGCGTCACGCCCTCCGGCGTTTCGACAAAAACCACGCTGCCGGGCTTCAACGGTCCGTCCATGCTTTCGGAAATGGCGATGCCCTTGTCTCTGAGCATATGCATGAGTTCCTGGTCGTGGCGCGCGGTGTAGTGCGTGTAAGAACTGACGAAAAAGCCGGTGCGGTCGTTCTCGATCCAGGACGCGAACTTATCCAATTCGCCATAAACCGCATCGAGCAGGAACACGCCGCGCACGCGATTGCCAAGACCACCGACGTTCAGGCTCCAGGCCGTCGGTAAAAAGCCACCGCTATAGCCCACGATGATGACCGGCATGTTGGCGAAAGCCTTGGCCGCGCGCGGATCGCCATAGAGCGCGGCGAGGTGATCGGCGGACTCCGTCACAAAACGCTTGAGCCCGCCCGATTGCCAGAACTTGCCGGCGCTTGAATCGGCGGCATCGACCGCAAGCTGCGGTGCCAGCAACACCGCATTGACGCCGGAATCCGAGATCTGTTGCGGCACCAGCTGCCGGTCGCGCACATCCCGTTCCAGCGTAGCGCCGTTGCCGTGGAAGAACACGACGATCACGCCCGGTTTGCGGATATCGAAATTCTCCGGGACATGCATCAGCACGCGATTGTCGTTGAAGGTCTCGTCCTGCCAGAAAACCTTGCCGCCCAAGCCGCGATGGCCCCGGCGCTCGCCCTTCGAAACGTTCAGGAACGGCTCGTCGGTGCGGGGATTATTGCCGGAATAGGGGAAGGCCGAGGATTTCAGGCTGACCAGCGTGGTCTGATCGCCTCTCGGTGGCCGCTGGTACGGAAGCTCCGGCGCCAATGAGGCAACCCGGTACGGTGCTGGCGCGGCTTGAGCGACCGTTTGCTCCGTGCGGTTGGGCAGGAGATCGGCGGCTTGGCGTTGCTGGAAACTCTCACTCGCCGTCGGGAAGCGGTCCTTGAATTGAGGTTTCGGGAAACGTTCGTCGAAGGAAGCTCCGCTCGGCGCCTGTCCGCATTGAGCCAGGACCAACGACAGGGGCATGAATGCGCAGAGCAGGGCGATCCGGCGCGATCGGAGAACACCGGCGCGATATCGTCGTGCCGAATGCGGCTCGCACCAAGCCGCGACCGGTGTCTTCAACCGGCGCGCAAGGTCAAACATCCGCCATTTCGGATTAGCCCCGACCATCCACCCACCGACCCAATTCAACGCGGCCCGTATTTCAGCGCGCTGGCGTTTAGGTGACGTTAAGCTCCCCGGGAGCTGACCAAGAAACTCCCCACATCCCGGGAAGACCGAAAGAGCCCAAGAGAGAGCACGAAATCGTGTCCCGATTGTGGGACCGTCACGAACATTTCGCAATCGCCGGGGCGTTTTCGGTATCATGATACGGAATTCGGCTGAGGCATTAAATCGCTGATAACACTGCTTGAATTGAGGGGACGCAGCCTGCACGATGAAGCCACCAGCGCGCGATGGCAGTGAGCCCCGGATATGACGGTATCAGAAACGGGAGGCGCGGCGTTGCGCGGTCGGCTCCCGGGTGAGCGGGCTACCGTCTCGGTCATCGTGGCGGCCGCTATCGTGGTCGCGGACATGATCGGTGTCGGCGTTTTCACGAGCCTCGGTTTTCAGGTCAAGGACCTCCCTTCGGGCTTTGCGATCCTGCTGCTGTGGACCGTGGGCGGCGTCGTCGCCCTGTGCGGGGTCTTTTCCTACAGCGAGCTTGGCGCGATGTTTCCGCGCTCGAGCGGCGAATACAATTTCCTGACCCGCGCCTACCATCCGGCGTTTGGATTCCTGGCCGGCTGGGTGTCGGCGACGGTTGGTTTCGCCGCACCGGTGGCGCTGGCCGCGATGGCTTTCGGCGAGTACGGCAGGTCGGTGGTTCCGGGTGCGCCGCCGCTCGCGCTTGCGATGGGCGTGATCTGGGTGGTGTCGATCGTGCAGCTATGCGGCGTCAGGCACTCCAGCACCTTTCAATTGACCGCGACGATCGTGAAGGTGGCGCTGATCGTGGCGTTCCTGATCGCGGGATTTGTCATCGGCGTGCCGCAGCAGGCCACGTTCGCGCCGTCGGCTGCCGATTTTGCCCACATCACCAGCGCGCCGTTCGCGATCGGCTTGGTCTTCGTGATGTATTCGTTCTCGGGGTGGAACGCCGCAACCTACATCATCGGCGAAATGCGGCTGCCGCAGCAAAACCTGCCGCGCGCACTGCTGGCGGGAACACTGATCGTGCTGTTGCTGTATGTCGCCCTCAACGCGGTGTTCCTTTACACCACGCCGATCGACAAGCTGTCGGGGCAACTCGACGTCGCCCGTATCGCAGGCAGCCAGATCTTCGGCGAGATCGGCGGCCGCATCGCCGGCGCCATGATTTGCATCGGCCTGATTTCTTCCATCAGTGCGATGATGTGGATCGGTCCGCGCGTCATGATGACAATGGGAGAGGATATTCCGGCGCTGCGGCTGTTCGCCCGCAAGTCCGCCAACGGCGCGCCTGCTTACGCCATCCTGTTCCAGCTCGCGGTAGCAGGACTATTGCTGTTCACCCGCAGTTTCGAGGCTGTGCTCGACTTCATCCAGTTCGGCCTATTGTTCTGCTCGTTCTTCACGGTGCTCGGCGTCATCAAATTGCGGATCATGCAGCCCGATCTGCATCGGCCTTACCGCACCTGGGGCTACCCGATCACCCCGGCGATCTTCCTGCTCGTGACCGGCTTCATGATGTACTATCTTTTGGTCGACCGTCCGCTGCAGTCGTTGTTCGGTGTTCTGATTTTGATTTCGGGCCTTTTGATTTACGCCGTCTTCCGCAAGCCGTCCGCCCCGCCCACCGCATCTGCAGACTGCAACTAGAAATGCTTCAGTTCAGAAAAATTGCCGTGGTCGCTGTCGTCATGTTGCTCGCGGCTGCGATCCCGGTGCGCGCCGCCGATACTGCGACCGCCGATGATGCCGCGCGGTTTCTCGCGGGCATGCCGCCGTCAGCCGAATCGCCACTGACACCCCTGACCAAAGATCCCACGTGGCAACGTCATTCACGCTTCTTCGACGCTGCGTTCGGGCAGCTCGAACAACGCCAGCTTTCGAAAATCCGCACCTGGGCCGCCGCCAATCTGGCCGCGCCGCGGCCGACCATGTTTTACATGTTCAGCGGACCGGATTTTCTCTACGCGGAGGCGTTTTATTCAAAGGCAACGACCTATGTGCTGAGCGCGCTCGAGCCGGTCGGCTCGGTGCCGGACCTGACGCGATTGCGGTCCGATGGCATCTACTACACGCTCTATGATGTCGAGCACTCCATGAGCTCGATCCTGAATTTCAGCTTCTTCATCACCAAGCACATGAAAGCCGATCTGCGCGAGGGGGAGCTGAGCGGCACTTTGCCGATCCTCTATGTTTTCCTGGCGCGTTCCGGAAAGACCATCCACAGTGTCGAACCGATCACGCTCGACGATCAGGGCATCGAGCATTCCGCCAGCGAGAGTGCCGGCAAGAATGCCGCCCGCGGCGTAAAGATCAGGTTCGCCGGCAGCGATGGTGTCGAAAAGACGCTGTATTATTTCAGCACGGATCTTTCCAATAATAGTGTCCGAACCAGCGGCTTCCTCAAATTTTGCGCGATGCTTGCACCCGGCAACAGCCTGATCAAGAGCGCGTCCTATCTGCTGCACGCGCGCAGTTTCACCACCGTGCGTGATTTCCTGCTCGCCAACAGCGCCACGATCATCCAGGACGATTCCGGCATTCCGCTGGGTGATTATGATCCGAGGAGGTGGCGATTTTTTCCGTTCGGCCACTATGCCGGCCCGATCGCGAAATTCCCGCGAATGTATCAGCCGAATTATGCCGAACTGTTCCAGCGCAGCCAGCCGATCGATTTCGGCATCGGCTATCGCTGGCGATCGTTTGAATCGAACCTGCTGTTGTCGGTCAAGCTTGCGTCTGACACCCCGGGCAGCGTTGAAGCCACGCCACCGGCCGAGCCATCGCCAGCCGAGCCGCCGCAGAAGCCGCAGCGTCCGCCGCGGACGCGTCCGCAGGTCTATGATCGACCCGGGAGTTTCTGGCCTTTTGGCCGGTAACGCCTGTGGCTTTTTCGCTCCGCGCCCTTGACCTCACCAATGAACGTTTTGGCTCGGGACGATGAAGGCCGTGGTACTCGGCGGGGTGGGGTTGTCGCTGTAGAATCTGCAGGCGGCTATAATCACGATGATCAAGGCGAGTATCGCGATCAGATCGATCTGCCGGGGATCGTGACCTCTGTGGCTGATTTTCCAGCGCATTGTTTTTGTCTCCTAAGCGGAAGCACTAAACCAATGCGTGCGGACCGCCGCGGTTCCGCGCGTGGCAGCAATGCGCCTTCCGCTTGGAAGCAGCGCAGCAAGATCGTCAGGGCATAGTCTCGACGCGTCTGATCGGCGGAATTGATCAAACGCTAGGGCGCGTTGACGCCGCGCCAGCGCGCGAACCGCCATGGCAAATACCATCGCGCGCCCGGCGGTCTTGTCAGCGGCACGTTGTCGATTCCGGACGTGCCCCAGGGTTGGCAGCGCAGCAGCCGGGCTAGCGTCATCCATCCGCCGCCCCATAATCCGAAGCGCTCGATCGCTTCGTCGGCATAAACCGAACAGGTCGGCAGATGACGGCAGTTGTAACCGACCAGCGGCGACAGCGTGTGCCGATAGGTCCAGATCAGCGCGCGCCCCGCGTTGCGCGGCAGCCGTCGCATTGTGCCCGCGCAATCCGGACAGGCCGAAGAATGTGACGATGAATATTTCATGGGCGGCGTGCCGCAGTCATACGCAGATGTTTGCACGGTTCCATTTCATGGAACCACAGGGATTCGGTAAAAGCGCCACACTTTGGGAAATATCGCATGGTTTGGGTGGCAGTGCAGCAAAGGTTCTATGGACGATGAAGACTCGCGCGGTTACCCTTTTCATAACGTCGGTATGACAGAATCATATGGCGTTGAAACGGGGCCATTGCCACTGCTTGTTTTGGGGCTTGTGGGGAAGGGACCAAATTGAGGTTCGTAAGGTCGCTTAACGTTCGCGGCTGGGCGCTACTCGGCGCCGTTGCCCTTTCTGTCGCACTGCCCGGCATCACGGCGGCGCTTGGTGATTCCGCTCAGGGCGCTGTCACGCTCGAAGAGCGGAAACTACCGATGCATTTTAGCTGGATCGCGTGCGAGCCCAATTGCCACGGCTGGATCAGCGCGGTCGGCATCGTGACCCAGGAAAGCCCCAAGGACTTCGATGAATTCGCGCGCGGACGCCAGCTTGCGGGCGCCACGGTGGTGCTGGATTCCAGCGGAGGGTCGGTCAACGACGCCATCGCGCTCGGACGGCGCTGGCGCGGTCTCGGGTTGCTGACAACGGTGGGCATCAGCGTTCTCGATCACACCGCGCAGGGCGATCACGCGAGCGTTGCGCCGCAAGCCTATTGCGAGTCGATGTGCGTTTTCCTGCTGCTGTCAGGCAAGACACGCTACGTGCCCGAGGGCGCGCATGTCAGGGTGCATCAGATCTGGATGGGCGACCGTGCCGACGATGCCAAGGCCGCGACTTACAGTGCGCAGGATTTGATGATTGTCGAACGCGACGTCGGCCGCCTCGCCAAATACACGTTCGACATGGGCGGCGCCGGTGATCTGCTGTCGCTGTCGCTGAGCGTGCCGCCGTGGGAAGACCTGCATGAATTGTCGCCGGCAGAGTTGCGGCTGACCAATCTCGTCACGACCGACGCGGTGGCCGAGGTGCTGCCCAAGGTACTGCCCAAGCCCGACGCTGCTACGCCAGTGGCCGAGCTCGCGACCAAGCAAGTCCAGGATCGCTTCGTCAGCAGCGCCGTGCAGGGTGAGGCGACGTCGCAGCCGGCGAAGTCGACCAAGACGGCGGAAGCCACCGTTCCGACCGGTGTCGTCGCGACGGCGCCGGTGAAGTAGCGGCGCTCATCGTTGCCGTCAGCTTTGCGCAGCAACCGGCTGTTTTGCTTTGTCTTCGGTCTTGTCAGAGGTCTTGGCCTCGATCTGGCCGATCGCATCGACCACGGCATCGAAGGTCAGCATGGTCGAGGCATGTCGCGCCTTATAGTCGCGCACCGGTTCGAGCAGCGCGATGTCGGCCCATTTGCCCTGCGGCGGCGCGCCGTTTTCCTTCAACATCTTGCGAACGGTTTCGCGCAACTCGCGCAATTCGCTCGCGGTCGAGCCGACGACGTGGCTTGCCATGATCGAGGACGAGGCCTGACCGAGCGCGCAGGCCTTCACATCATGCGCGAAGTCGGTGACGACAGGCCCGTCCATTTTGAGGTCGATCTTGACGGTCGAGCCGCACAGTTTGGAATGGGCGGTCGCGCTGGCGTCGGGTGCGGAGAGCCGTCCCAAGCGGGGGATATTGCCGGCCAGTTCGATGATGCGCTTGTTGTAGATGTCGTTCAGCATAAGATTGAGGTCTCGCGCTACCCGGTGTGATCGCCCTTGGCGAGCCCGGTCTACGGTCCTATATATGGGTCGAAACGGTGGAAATACAGCCCGGCCGTTTCCTGAAGCGGCCAGAGAAATGGAAACCAGCCCGGCCGTTTCGGTCTTAATACCCTGGTACTCAGGCGTCCGGCGGCAAGCCGCCCCGTCTGCCGGTGACACTCCGGTCCAAAGACCGGTCGAACGGAGTTGACATGGACGCATTGATTAAATCCCTCCGCCCGAACAAGCCTTCGGACGCCAAATCCTCAGACGCCAAATCTACAGAGACGAAGGCACCGGAATCGAAGATTCTGGATACCCGTCCCGCAGAGCTCGATCCTTCCGAATTTCTGGCCGCCGCGGTACGTGCCGATCAGCCGCGCCCCTCGCGCGCGGAGGCTGAGCAGGCGGTACTGACGTTACTCAGCTATATCGGCGAAAACCCCGACCGCGAGGGCCTGATCGATACGCCGCGCCGGGTGGTGGAAGCCTACGACGAGCTTTATCAGGGCTATCATCAGTGCCCGGCCGAAGTCCTCGACCGGACCTTTGGCGAGACCGCGGGCTATGACGATTTCGTCCTGATTCGCGATATCGAATTCACCTCGCAATGCGAGCACCACATGATGCCGTTCTACGGCAAGGCGCATATCGCCTATACGCCGGTGGAGCGGGTCGTGGGATTGTCGAAGCTGGCGCGTCTCACCGATATCTTTGCGCGCCGCCTGCAGACCCAGGAACATCTCACCGCGCAGATCGCGGCTGCGATCGACGAGATCCTCAAGCCTCGTGGCGTTGCAGTGATGATCGAGGCAGAGCATACCTGCATGTCGGTGCGTGGCGTCGCCAAGCACGGCGCGACGACGTTCACCAGCCGCTTTACCGGCATGTTCCGCGACAATCCGACGGAGCAGGCGCGTTTCCTGTCCATGCTACGAGGGCCGCAGCGCTAACGGACCCTCGCCTGAACTACGAGGGCCGTTTCGGTGTCCACATCTGCTGATATCAATGACCGCGAAGAGGGGCTGGCGTTCCGGCCCAAATTCGATGCGTCGGGGCTTGTGACCTGCGTCGCCACGGATGCCGCCACCGGCGATGTGCTGATGGTCGCCCATATGAATGACGAAGCCCTGCGCAAGACCATCGAAAGCGGGGAGGCCTGGTATTTCAGTCGCTCACGCAACGCGCTGTGGCGCAAGGGCGAAACGTCCGGTCACACCCAGCGCGTGGTCGATATGCGGATGGATTGCGATCAGGACGCCGTGTGGATCCGCGTCGAGCAGACAGGCGCCGCCTGTCACACCGGCCGTCGCTCCTGCTTCTATCGCGCGGTGACAAACGGCGAGGGCGGCGCGCAATTATCATTCGTCGACGCGGATCGGATGTTCGACCCGGCGGCGATCTATCGCAAGTAGATTCAATTTCGATCCATGCGCGGATAGCAGGGCTTCGATCACCGAGCTTCGTTGCCTCCATCGGCGCGATGTGCGAGGATTCCGTCTCGTCGTCGAACTGGGGCGGTCGCGGTGACGTTACATTTTCGAGCGATATTTGTTTTTCTTGTTGTGATCGCGCTGCCGTTCGGCGTCGCGCGAGCGCAGACGGCAACGGCTGACGCGGTCGCGCCCGATACGATGGCCGCGCGCGTTCTCGCCTGTGCATCCTGCCACGGCGCGCAGGGCGAGGGCACGAACGACGCCTATTTCCCACGGCTTGCAGGAAAGCCGGCCGGTTATCTCTATAACCAGCTTGTGGCGTTCAGGGACGGGCGCCGCAAATACCCGCCGATGAATTACCTGCTGGAATTTCTCCCCGACGCCTATCTGAAAGAGATCGCAGAGTATTTTGCATCGTTGCGACCGCCGTTTCCGGCGCCTGCCATCCCCAGCGTCAGCAAGGAGATCCTGGCGCGAGGCGAATCGCTGGTCAAAAACGGCGATCCGCGGCACGGCATTCCGGCTTGCGCGGGCTGTCACAATCCGGGCTTTACCGGAATGGAGCCGGCGATCCCCGGCCTGCTCGGCCTGCGCGCGGCCTATATCAGTGCACAGCTCGGCGGATGGCGCTATGGCACGCGGACCGCTGCCGCGCCGGACTGCATGCAGATTGTCGCGGGCCTGCTGACGGAAGACGACGTCAAGGCGGTCGCCGCTTATCTCTCATCGCTGCCGGCGCCGGCAGATCCGTCATTCGCGCCGCGTGGGAGCCTGCCGATGCCGCTCTCGTGCGG is part of the Bradyrhizobium canariense genome and encodes:
- a CDS encoding iron-sulfur cluster assembly scaffold protein, with the translated sequence MLNDIYNKRIIELAGNIPRLGRLSAPDASATAHSKLCGSTVKIDLKMDGPVVTDFAHDVKACALGQASSSIMASHVVGSTASELRELRETVRKMLKENGAPPQGKWADIALLEPVRDYKARHASTMLTFDAVVDAIGQIEAKTSDKTEDKAKQPVAAQS
- a CDS encoding APC family permease, whose translation is MTVSETGGAALRGRLPGERATVSVIVAAAIVVADMIGVGVFTSLGFQVKDLPSGFAILLLWTVGGVVALCGVFSYSELGAMFPRSSGEYNFLTRAYHPAFGFLAGWVSATVGFAAPVALAAMAFGEYGRSVVPGAPPLALAMGVIWVVSIVQLCGVRHSSTFQLTATIVKVALIVAFLIAGFVIGVPQQATFAPSAADFAHITSAPFAIGLVFVMYSFSGWNAATYIIGEMRLPQQNLPRALLAGTLIVLLLYVALNAVFLYTTPIDKLSGQLDVARIAGSQIFGEIGGRIAGAMICIGLISSISAMMWIGPRVMMTMGEDIPALRLFARKSANGAPAYAILFQLAVAGLLLFTRSFEAVLDFIQFGLLFCSFFTVLGVIKLRIMQPDLHRPYRTWGYPITPAIFLLVTGFMMYYLLVDRPLQSLFGVLILISGLLIYAVFRKPSAPPTASADCN
- a CDS encoding GrlR family regulatory protein, whose amino-acid sequence is MFGAYPNHKVQLGKFLNRRGCRLRQGLYKVEFHTVHGSGSGVVYAIDGKIRGGNSGFAFIGNYTGTDDDIHVKLSTLRHNADPGFKPLFGIDMITLMLKGRQTDDDMFDFEGEALQLPGVSFKAILTRIGD
- the yidD gene encoding membrane protein insertion efficiency factor YidD; translation: MKYSSSHSSACPDCAGTMRRLPRNAGRALIWTYRHTLSPLVGYNCRHLPTCSVYADEAIERFGLWGGGWMTLARLLRCQPWGTSGIDNVPLTRPPGARWYLPWRFARWRGVNAP
- the thrS gene encoding threonine--tRNA ligase, with translation MSDFKYSLTNLKPAEASQKIAVTFPDGATREFPRDITGLEIAKGISPSLAKRTVAMALDGVVADLTDPIGHDAKIEFINRDDARALELIRHDAAHVLAEAVQSLWPGTQVTIGPVIENGFYYDFFRNEPFTPEDFAAIEKKMREIVARDKPFTKEVWDREKTKQVFRDKGENFKVELVDAIPGNEPIKIYFQGDWFDLCRGPHMTSTGKIGNAFKLMKVAGAYWRGDSNNPMLTRIYGTAFAKQEELDAYLKQIEEAEKRDHRRLGRELDLFHFQEEGPGVVFWHPKGWTIFQALIAYMRRRLTGDYSEVNAPQILDKSLWETSGHWDWYRENMFAAQSAGDEAEDKRWFALKPMNCPGHVQIFKHGLKSYRDLPLRLAEFGVVHRYEPSGAMHGLMRVRGFTQDDAHVFCTEAQLAEECLKINDLILSTYADFGFTGDLTVKLSTRPEKRVGTDEMWDHAERVMATVLSQIEAQGHNHRIKTAINPGEGAFYGPKFEYVLRDAIGRDWQCGTTQVDFNLPERFGAFYIDADGSKKAPVMVHRAICGSIERFIGILIEHFAGNFPLWLAPVQAVVTTITSEGDEYAKVVAAAARRAGLRVELDLRNEKINYKVREHSLAKIPALLVVGKKEAETHSVSVRRLGSDGQTVMSTEAALAALVEEATPPDVKRAQAVA
- a CDS encoding alpha/beta hydrolase — protein: MPLSLVLAQCGQAPSGASFDERFPKPQFKDRFPTASESFQQRQAADLLPNRTEQTVAQAAPAPYRVASLAPELPYQRPPRGDQTTLVSLKSSAFPYSGNNPRTDEPFLNVSKGERRGHRGLGGKVFWQDETFNDNRVLMHVPENFDIRKPGVIVVFFHGNGATLERDVRDRQLVPQQISDSGVNAVLLAPQLAVDAADSSAGKFWQSGGLKRFVTESADHLAALYGDPRAAKAFANMPVIIVGYSGGFLPTAWSLNVGGLGNRVRGVFLLDAVYGELDKFASWIENDRTGFFVSSYTHYTARHDQELMHMLRDKGIAISESMDGPLKPGSVVFVETPEGVTHRDYVTHAWTKNPVEEVLEKMAASPALTRIAASSTSPAGQ